From Vicingus serpentipes, the proteins below share one genomic window:
- a CDS encoding universal stress protein — protein sequence MKSLLVPTDFSKYAEAALEYAAFIAKIRKSTIHILTVVRSTDEAEYKKAEVDLKQLLKLDFLANIKIETYIKIDGQICDKIVECAEEVEADLILMGSHGTSTVSDILLGSNTDRVVRKSEFSVLTIKHKVSDMKIDSIVFASDFSPESNRIFSIVRTFADKFDAKIHLLKVNTPTHFEPTRVSMEKINHFIENEGLSPISGDKYRVALYSDSTQELGILNYCIENEIDMMALGTHKHSFWQLMFESTSKNLVTHSFRPVLTIPIPE from the coding sequence ATGAAAAGCTTACTAGTTCCTACTGATTTTTCAAAATACGCTGAAGCAGCATTAGAATATGCAGCATTTATTGCGAAAATTAGAAAAAGTACAATACATATATTAACAGTTGTTCGTTCAACTGATGAGGCTGAATATAAAAAAGCTGAAGTTGACTTGAAGCAATTGCTTAAGCTTGATTTTTTAGCTAATATTAAAATTGAGACATATATTAAAATTGATGGCCAGATATGTGATAAAATTGTAGAATGTGCTGAGGAAGTAGAGGCAGATTTAATTTTAATGGGTTCTCATGGAACATCTACTGTGTCAGATATATTATTAGGTAGTAATACTGATAGGGTTGTTCGTAAATCAGAATTTAGTGTTTTAACAATTAAACATAAGGTTTCAGACATGAAAATTGACTCCATTGTTTTTGCTTCAGATTTTTCACCTGAATCAAATCGAATCTTTTCTATAGTTAGAACTTTTGCTGATAAGTTTGATGCCAAAATACATTTGTTAAAGGTTAATACCCCAACTCATTTTGAGCCAACGCGAGTATCTATGGAGAAGATAAATCATTTTATTGAAAATGAGGGGCTTTCTCCAATATCTGGTGATAAGTATAGAGTAGCATTATATTCTGATAGTACTCAAGAACTAGGAATTTTAAATTATTGTATAGAAAACGAAATAGACATGATGGCATTGGGAACTCATAAACATTCGTTTTGGCAATTAATGTTTGAAAGTACTTCCAAAAACTTAGTAACTCATTCGTTTAGACCTGTT
- the surE gene encoding 5'/3'-nucleotidase SurE has translation MKTPVILVVNDDGITAPGILSLIDVVKQFGKVTVVAPNKPQSGMGHAVTLNNTIRVDKTSKNDVDYYSCSGTPVDCVKIAVNKLMPQRPDLIVSGINHGSNSSINVIYSGTMSAAVEGALEGIPSIGFSLCDHSIEADFRASKHFAKKIIKNVLNSDYKKGICLNVNIPKAPIDMIAGIKVCKQANGNWEEDFDERVDPNGKTYYWLTGKFVVYDNTNDTDEWALANNYVSVVPVQYDVTDYSVINDLKHFEDETN, from the coding sequence TTGAAAACACCAGTAATATTAGTCGTTAATGATGATGGGATAACTGCTCCAGGCATTCTTTCATTAATTGATGTTGTGAAACAATTTGGAAAAGTAACAGTTGTTGCTCCTAATAAACCACAGAGCGGAATGGGACATGCAGTAACCCTTAACAATACCATAAGAGTTGATAAAACAAGTAAAAATGACGTCGATTATTATTCTTGTTCTGGCACACCGGTTGACTGTGTTAAAATTGCTGTAAACAAATTAATGCCTCAACGTCCTGATTTAATTGTATCTGGGATAAATCATGGCTCTAACTCTTCTATTAATGTAATTTACTCTGGTACTATGTCAGCTGCAGTTGAAGGAGCTTTAGAAGGAATTCCTTCTATTGGATTTTCATTATGCGACCATAGCATTGAAGCAGATTTTAGAGCTTCAAAACACTTCGCTAAAAAAATTATTAAAAACGTACTTAATAGCGATTATAAAAAAGGTATTTGTTTAAATGTAAACATCCCTAAAGCTCCAATTGACATGATTGCTGGCATTAAAGTTTGTAAACAAGCAAATGGAAATTGGGAAGAAGATTTTGATGAACGAGTTGACCCAAATGGGAAGACATATTATTGGTTAACTGGTAAATTTGTTGTTTATGACAATACAAATGATACTGACGAATGGGCACTAGCAAATAATTATGTATCAGTTGTACCAGTTCAATACGATGTAACTGATTATTCCGTTATTAATGATTTAAAACATTTTGAAGATGAAACCAACTAA